Proteins from one Euwallacea similis isolate ESF13 chromosome 13, ESF131.1, whole genome shotgun sequence genomic window:
- the jar gene encoding myosin heavy chain 95F isoform X1: protein MDETVWARDPIEGFVLGRINEITADGAEVVPLDPKYAKRILPFSDIFRANVEKNKDYDDNCEMMFLNEGSLLNNIRTRYYKNKIYSYVAHILIAVNPYKEIPELYSSHTIKTYKGKSLGELQPHVFAIADKAFRDMRVFKQSQSIIVSGESGAGKTESTKHLLKYLCEGGSAGPIEHKILDANPILEAFGNAKTTRNNNSSRFGKFIEVHFDNKFQVAGGYISHYLLEKSRICSPLGEERSYHIFYMLMAGGPESLRQKLGLGKPDEFNYLKHGCTRYFAKPSTEKGFSPEQKSAAQIKQGALRDILIDDVDDFKNLDLALSRLGMSESERFQVYSTVAAVLHLGNIEFEENPEDTRGGCRVAKGGEKPLMTASKLLEIDPEELRQALVSRVMQSARGGLKGTVIMVPLKLYEANNARDALAKAVYSNLFDYIVSRINQSIPFQTSSYYIGVLDIAGFEFFTVNSFEQFCINYCNEKLQQFFNERILKFEQELYKRESLSVPEISFTDNQDCIDVIEGKSQGILTLLDEESKLPKPSYAHFTEVVHKTWGKNYRLGLPRSSKLKAHRSIRDDEGFLIRHFAGAVCYQTKQFIDKNNDALHASLEGIIQESKNKLIQTLFSTSMAQKGKLTFVSVGSKFKTQLQELMEKLKNNGTNFIRCIKPNNKMVDHQFDGSLSLMQLTCSGMASVLELMEHGFPSRTPFSDLHNMYRMYLPKELRALSSKMFCESMLHSLKLQDKDFKFGITRVFFRPGKFAEFDKIMRSDPENLKSIVSNVKKWLVKSRWLKAQFCALIVIKMKNKIIYRRQALIIIQKHLRGYLVKKKYGPRIKTVKNIRLLNGKLKQLESVAQQLKKDREVSINGINQLKSELNASVEKIKKDDKMDAKATENIYTALVGKINQQLAALEKKVQEQKNREEQERLKKIQEEMERERRKKEEEERKLKEEEDNRKKKAEMEAKRKLEEETRLKADQDIRYADVISQEEADRKLALELQKQQVQMEQEERKYQEQLEQERQDRELALRLAQESNGQIEESPPLIRNGYNGTDPQRASFKLNRSEAVRSQQASLTKGKHDLSKWKYSELRDTINTSCDIDLLEACRHEFHRRLKVYHAWKAKNKKRTVMNENERAPLSVLESAQKTPRLPQKAVLDNNTQRFFRIPFQRSGGDPNMRGWWYAHFDGQYVARQMELHPDKQPILLVAGKDDMQMCELSLEETGLTRKRGAEILENEFNKDWEKNGGKSYVRPADRK, encoded by the exons ATGGATGAGACCGTGTGGGCTCGTGACCCTATCGAAGGGTTTGTCCTTGGTCGAATCAACGAAATCACAGCCGATGGAGCAGAGGTGGTTCCACTGGATCCCAAATATGCCAAAAGAATTCTGCCTTTTAGCGACATTTTTCGAGCTAACgtggaaaaaaacaaagattATGATGATAACT GTGAGATGATGTTTCTCAATGAAGGTTCCTTACTAAACAACATTCGCACTAGGTATTACAAGAATAAAATCTAT tcCTACGTAGCCCACATTTTAATAGCAGTAAACCCCTACAAAGAAATTCCAGAACTATATTCCTCCCATACGATTAAAACCTATAAGGGAAAATCATTAGGAGAACTGCAGCCGCATGTTTTTGCCATTGCTGATAAGGCTTTCAGAGACATGAGAGTTTTCAAACAATCTCAATCCATTATTGTTTCTGGAGAATCAGGAGCTG GAAAGACCGAATCCACTAAACATTTGCTAAAGTATTTGTGTGAGGGCGGAAGCGCTGGTCCCATAGAACACAAAATCCTGGATGCCAATCCTATCTTGGAAGCTTTTGGTAATGCCAAAACTACCAGGAATAACAACAG TTCGAGATTTGGTAAATTTATTGAGGTACATTTCGACAACAAATTTCAAGTGGCTGGGGGCTACATTTCGCATTACTTGTTGGAGAAAAGCAGAATTTGCTCTCCACTAGGCGAGGAGCGAAGCTACCACATATTTTACATGTTGATGGCTGGAGGTCCTGAAAGTTTAAGGCAGAAATTGGGACTAGGAAAACCCGATGAATTCAAC TATCTAAAACATGGTTGCACGAGGTATTTCGCCAAACCTTCCACCGAGAAAGGTTTCTCTCCCGAACAAAAGAGCGCTGCGCAGATCAAGCAGGGTGCACTAAGGGATATTCTTATCGACGACGTAGAcgactttaaaaatttggatttgGCCCTTTCTCGATTGGGCATGTCTGAGAGCGAGAGGTTCCAGGTGTATTCAACAGTGGCCGCAGTATTACATTTGGGAAATATTG agTTCGAAGAAAACCCTGAAGATACGAGAGGAGGTTGCCGAGTTGCTAAAGGAGGAGAGAAACCTTTGATGACTGCCTCAAAACTACTGGAAATTGATCCTGAGGAACTAAGGCAGGCCTTGGTTTCAAGGGTGATGCAAAGCGCTAGAGGTGGCCTTAAAGGCACCGTTATCAT GGTACCTTTGAAATTATACGAAGCAAACAACGCAAGAGATGCCCTGGCAAAGGCAGTTTACAGCAACCTTTTCGATTATATTGTCAGCAGGATCAATCAAAGCATTCCATTCCAAACTTCCAGCTATTACATCGGAGTGTTGGATATCGCAGGATTTG AATTCTTCACGGTAAATAGTTTCGAGCAATTCTGCATCAACTATTGCAACGAAAAGCTGCAACAATTCTTTAATGAACGCATTCTAAAATTTGAGCAAGAGCTATACAAACGTGAAAGTTTGAGCGTGCCAGAGATCTCTTTTACTGACAATCAGGATTGTATCGATGTTATTGAGGGTAAAAGTCAGGGGATTTTAACTTTACTGGATGAGGAATCAAAATTGCCCAAACCTTCTTATGCGCATTTTACCGAGGTGGTGCATAAAACATGGGGCAAGAATTACAG ATTGGGGCTGCCGCGCTCTTCCAAACTTAAAGCCCATAGGAGTATTCGAGACGATGAAGGCTTTCTTATTAGGCATTTTGCTGGCGCCGTTTGTTATCAAACT AAACAATTCATCGACAAAAATAACGATGCTCTGCACGCCTCTCTTGAGGGCATTATTCAAGAGAGTAAAAACAAACTTATCCAAACCCTCTTCTCTACTTCCATGGCTCAAAAAGGCAAATTAACTTTTGTTAGTGTTggaagtaaatttaaaacacaGTTGCAAGAGTTAATGGAAAAGTTAAAGAATAAT GGCACAAATTTTATACGTTGCATTAAGCCCAACAACAAAATGGTCGACCATCAATTCGATGGCAGTTTAAGCCTTATGCAGTTGACTTGTTCAG gAATGGCGTCCGTTTTGGAGCTCATGGAGCACGGTTTTCCCAGCAGAACACCTTTCTCCGACCTCCATAACATGTATAGAATGTACCTGCCCAAGGAATTAAGGGCTCTCTCCTCTAAAATGTTCTGCGAa tCCATGTTACATAGCCTTAAGCTTCAAGACAAAGACTTCAAGTTCGGCATTACCAGAGTGTTCTTTAGACCTGGTAAATTTGCCGAATTTGACAAAATCATGCGTTCCGACCCAGAGAATTTGAAGTCCATAGTCTCCAACGTCAAAAAATGGCTTGTTAAATCTAGGTGGCTAAAAGCACAGTTCTGTGCCTTGATCGTCATAAAAA tgaAGAACAAGATAATCTATCGACGCCAGGCATTAATTATCATACAGAAACACCTCAGGGGGTATCTGGTGAAGAAGAAGTATGGTCCTAGGATTAAGACTGTTAAAAACATCCGTTTACTGAATGGCAAATTGAAGCAACTGGAGAGCGTGGCGCAGCAGCTGAAAAAGGATAGAGAAGTTTCGATCAACGGAATCAATCAATTGAAGTCCGAACTTAATGCTTCAGTTGAGAAGATTAAG AAAGATGACAAAATGGACGCGAAAGCTACAGAGAACATTTACACCGCTCTGGTGGGGAAGATTAATCAACAGCTGGCTGCTTTAGAGAAGAAGGTTCAAGAACAAAAGAACCGAGAGGAGCAAGAGAG gctgaaaaaaattcaagaggaAATGGAAAGAGAGAGACGTaagaaagaagaagaagagCGTAAACTGAAAGAGGAGGAGGACAACCGAAAGAAGAAGGCTGAAATGGAGGCTAAGAGGAAGCTGGAGGAGGAAACCCGGCTAAAAGCA GATCAAGATATCCGCTATGCCGATGTAATCTCCCAA GAAGAAGCAGATAGGAAGCTCGCTCTTGAGCTCCAAAAACAACAGGTACAAATGGAACAAGAAGAACGCAAATACCAAGAACAACTAGAGCAAGAAAGACAAGACCGGGAACTTGCCCTCAGATTGGCTCAAGAAAGTAATGGCCAGATCGAAGAGAGCCCTCCGTTGATCAGGAa TGGATACAATGGAACAGACCCTCAAAGGGCGTCGTTTAAACTCAACAG ATCTGAGGCAGTTAGATCCCAACAAGCAAGTCTAACCAAGGGCAAACACGACCTTTCCAAGTGGAAGTATTCGGAGTTGCGAGACACTATTAACACTTCTTGTGACATTGACTTGTTGGAAGCTTGCAGGCACGAATTTCATCGCAG GTTGAAGGTGTATCATGCCTGGAAGGCGAAGAATAAGAAGAGGACTGTGATGAATGAAAACGAACGGGCTCCTTTATCGGTCTTAGAGTCTGCCCAGAAAACTCCCAG GTTGCCTCAAAAGGCGGTGCTGGACAACAACACGCAGCGTTTCTTTAGAATTCCCTTCCAAAGATCGGGGGGAGATCCCAACATGAGAGGTTGGTGGTATGCGCACTTCGACGGTCAATACGTCGCTCGCCAGATGGAATTACATCCAGACAAGCAACCCATTTTATTAGTGGCtg GTAAAGACGACATGCAAATGTGCGAGCTTTCTCTAGAAGAAACGGGGTTAACCAGAAAAAGAGGGGCTgaaattctagaaaatgaGTTTAATAAAGATTGGGAGAAAAACGGGGGAAAGTCCTATGTAAGGCCTGCTGATAGGAAGTAG
- the jar gene encoding myosin heavy chain 95F isoform X3 — protein sequence MDETVWARDPIEGFVLGRINEITADGAEVVPLDPKYAKRILPFSDIFRANVEKNKDYDDNCEMMFLNEGSLLNNIRTRYYKNKIYSYVAHILIAVNPYKEIPELYSSHTIKTYKGKSLGELQPHVFAIADKAFRDMRVFKQSQSIIVSGESGAGKTESTKHLLKYLCEGGSAGPIEHKILDANPILEAFGNAKTTRNNNSSRFGKFIEVHFDNKFQVAGGYISHYLLEKSRICSPLGEERSYHIFYMLMAGGPESLRQKLGLGKPDEFNYLKHGCTRYFAKPSTEKGFSPEQKSAAQIKQGALRDILIDDVDDFKNLDLALSRLGMSESERFQVYSTVAAVLHLGNIEFEENPEDTRGGCRVAKGGEKPLMTASKLLEIDPEELRQALVSRVMQSARGGLKGTVIMVPLKLYEANNARDALAKAVYSNLFDYIVSRINQSIPFQTSSYYIGVLDIAGFEFFTVNSFEQFCINYCNEKLQQFFNERILKFEQELYKRESLSVPEISFTDNQDCIDVIEGKSQGILTLLDEESKLPKPSYAHFTEVVHKTWGKNYRLGLPRSSKLKAHRSIRDDEGFLIRHFAGAVCYQTKQFIDKNNDALHASLEGIIQESKNKLIQTLFSTSMAQKGKLTFVSVGSKFKTQLQELMEKLKNNGTNFIRCIKPNNKMVDHQFDGSLSLMQLTCSGMASVLELMEHGFPSRTPFSDLHNMYRMYLPKELRALSSKMFCESMLHSLKLQDKDFKFGITRVFFRPGKFAEFDKIMRSDPENLKSIVSNVKKWLVKSRWLKAQFCALIVIKMKNKIIYRRQALIIIQKHLRGYLVKKKYGPRIKTVKNIRLLNGKLKQLESVAQQLKKDREVSINGINQLKSELNASVEKIKKDDKMDAKATENIYTALVGKINQQLAALEKKVQEQKNREEQERLKKIQEEMERERRKKEEEERKLKEEEDNRKKKAEMEAKRKLEEETRLKADQDIRYADVISQEEADRKLALELQKQQVQMEQEERKYQEQLEQERQDRELALRLAQESNGQIEESPPLIRKSEAVRSQQASLTKGKHDLSKWKYSELRDTINTSCDIDLLEACRHEFHRRLKVYHAWKAKNKKRTVMNENERAPLSVLESAQKTPRLPQKAVLDNNTQRFFRIPFQRSGGDPNMRGWWYAHFDGQYVARQMELHPDKQPILLVAGKDDMQMCELSLEETGLTRKRGAEILENEFNKDWEKNGGKSYVRPADRK from the exons ATGGATGAGACCGTGTGGGCTCGTGACCCTATCGAAGGGTTTGTCCTTGGTCGAATCAACGAAATCACAGCCGATGGAGCAGAGGTGGTTCCACTGGATCCCAAATATGCCAAAAGAATTCTGCCTTTTAGCGACATTTTTCGAGCTAACgtggaaaaaaacaaagattATGATGATAACT GTGAGATGATGTTTCTCAATGAAGGTTCCTTACTAAACAACATTCGCACTAGGTATTACAAGAATAAAATCTAT tcCTACGTAGCCCACATTTTAATAGCAGTAAACCCCTACAAAGAAATTCCAGAACTATATTCCTCCCATACGATTAAAACCTATAAGGGAAAATCATTAGGAGAACTGCAGCCGCATGTTTTTGCCATTGCTGATAAGGCTTTCAGAGACATGAGAGTTTTCAAACAATCTCAATCCATTATTGTTTCTGGAGAATCAGGAGCTG GAAAGACCGAATCCACTAAACATTTGCTAAAGTATTTGTGTGAGGGCGGAAGCGCTGGTCCCATAGAACACAAAATCCTGGATGCCAATCCTATCTTGGAAGCTTTTGGTAATGCCAAAACTACCAGGAATAACAACAG TTCGAGATTTGGTAAATTTATTGAGGTACATTTCGACAACAAATTTCAAGTGGCTGGGGGCTACATTTCGCATTACTTGTTGGAGAAAAGCAGAATTTGCTCTCCACTAGGCGAGGAGCGAAGCTACCACATATTTTACATGTTGATGGCTGGAGGTCCTGAAAGTTTAAGGCAGAAATTGGGACTAGGAAAACCCGATGAATTCAAC TATCTAAAACATGGTTGCACGAGGTATTTCGCCAAACCTTCCACCGAGAAAGGTTTCTCTCCCGAACAAAAGAGCGCTGCGCAGATCAAGCAGGGTGCACTAAGGGATATTCTTATCGACGACGTAGAcgactttaaaaatttggatttgGCCCTTTCTCGATTGGGCATGTCTGAGAGCGAGAGGTTCCAGGTGTATTCAACAGTGGCCGCAGTATTACATTTGGGAAATATTG agTTCGAAGAAAACCCTGAAGATACGAGAGGAGGTTGCCGAGTTGCTAAAGGAGGAGAGAAACCTTTGATGACTGCCTCAAAACTACTGGAAATTGATCCTGAGGAACTAAGGCAGGCCTTGGTTTCAAGGGTGATGCAAAGCGCTAGAGGTGGCCTTAAAGGCACCGTTATCAT GGTACCTTTGAAATTATACGAAGCAAACAACGCAAGAGATGCCCTGGCAAAGGCAGTTTACAGCAACCTTTTCGATTATATTGTCAGCAGGATCAATCAAAGCATTCCATTCCAAACTTCCAGCTATTACATCGGAGTGTTGGATATCGCAGGATTTG AATTCTTCACGGTAAATAGTTTCGAGCAATTCTGCATCAACTATTGCAACGAAAAGCTGCAACAATTCTTTAATGAACGCATTCTAAAATTTGAGCAAGAGCTATACAAACGTGAAAGTTTGAGCGTGCCAGAGATCTCTTTTACTGACAATCAGGATTGTATCGATGTTATTGAGGGTAAAAGTCAGGGGATTTTAACTTTACTGGATGAGGAATCAAAATTGCCCAAACCTTCTTATGCGCATTTTACCGAGGTGGTGCATAAAACATGGGGCAAGAATTACAG ATTGGGGCTGCCGCGCTCTTCCAAACTTAAAGCCCATAGGAGTATTCGAGACGATGAAGGCTTTCTTATTAGGCATTTTGCTGGCGCCGTTTGTTATCAAACT AAACAATTCATCGACAAAAATAACGATGCTCTGCACGCCTCTCTTGAGGGCATTATTCAAGAGAGTAAAAACAAACTTATCCAAACCCTCTTCTCTACTTCCATGGCTCAAAAAGGCAAATTAACTTTTGTTAGTGTTggaagtaaatttaaaacacaGTTGCAAGAGTTAATGGAAAAGTTAAAGAATAAT GGCACAAATTTTATACGTTGCATTAAGCCCAACAACAAAATGGTCGACCATCAATTCGATGGCAGTTTAAGCCTTATGCAGTTGACTTGTTCAG gAATGGCGTCCGTTTTGGAGCTCATGGAGCACGGTTTTCCCAGCAGAACACCTTTCTCCGACCTCCATAACATGTATAGAATGTACCTGCCCAAGGAATTAAGGGCTCTCTCCTCTAAAATGTTCTGCGAa tCCATGTTACATAGCCTTAAGCTTCAAGACAAAGACTTCAAGTTCGGCATTACCAGAGTGTTCTTTAGACCTGGTAAATTTGCCGAATTTGACAAAATCATGCGTTCCGACCCAGAGAATTTGAAGTCCATAGTCTCCAACGTCAAAAAATGGCTTGTTAAATCTAGGTGGCTAAAAGCACAGTTCTGTGCCTTGATCGTCATAAAAA tgaAGAACAAGATAATCTATCGACGCCAGGCATTAATTATCATACAGAAACACCTCAGGGGGTATCTGGTGAAGAAGAAGTATGGTCCTAGGATTAAGACTGTTAAAAACATCCGTTTACTGAATGGCAAATTGAAGCAACTGGAGAGCGTGGCGCAGCAGCTGAAAAAGGATAGAGAAGTTTCGATCAACGGAATCAATCAATTGAAGTCCGAACTTAATGCTTCAGTTGAGAAGATTAAG AAAGATGACAAAATGGACGCGAAAGCTACAGAGAACATTTACACCGCTCTGGTGGGGAAGATTAATCAACAGCTGGCTGCTTTAGAGAAGAAGGTTCAAGAACAAAAGAACCGAGAGGAGCAAGAGAG gctgaaaaaaattcaagaggaAATGGAAAGAGAGAGACGTaagaaagaagaagaagagCGTAAACTGAAAGAGGAGGAGGACAACCGAAAGAAGAAGGCTGAAATGGAGGCTAAGAGGAAGCTGGAGGAGGAAACCCGGCTAAAAGCA GATCAAGATATCCGCTATGCCGATGTAATCTCCCAA GAAGAAGCAGATAGGAAGCTCGCTCTTGAGCTCCAAAAACAACAGGTACAAATGGAACAAGAAGAACGCAAATACCAAGAACAACTAGAGCAAGAAAGACAAGACCGGGAACTTGCCCTCAGATTGGCTCAAGAAAGTAATGGCCAGATCGAAGAGAGCCCTCCGTTGATCAGGAa ATCTGAGGCAGTTAGATCCCAACAAGCAAGTCTAACCAAGGGCAAACACGACCTTTCCAAGTGGAAGTATTCGGAGTTGCGAGACACTATTAACACTTCTTGTGACATTGACTTGTTGGAAGCTTGCAGGCACGAATTTCATCGCAG GTTGAAGGTGTATCATGCCTGGAAGGCGAAGAATAAGAAGAGGACTGTGATGAATGAAAACGAACGGGCTCCTTTATCGGTCTTAGAGTCTGCCCAGAAAACTCCCAG GTTGCCTCAAAAGGCGGTGCTGGACAACAACACGCAGCGTTTCTTTAGAATTCCCTTCCAAAGATCGGGGGGAGATCCCAACATGAGAGGTTGGTGGTATGCGCACTTCGACGGTCAATACGTCGCTCGCCAGATGGAATTACATCCAGACAAGCAACCCATTTTATTAGTGGCtg GTAAAGACGACATGCAAATGTGCGAGCTTTCTCTAGAAGAAACGGGGTTAACCAGAAAAAGAGGGGCTgaaattctagaaaatgaGTTTAATAAAGATTGGGAGAAAAACGGGGGAAAGTCCTATGTAAGGCCTGCTGATAGGAAGTAG
- the jar gene encoding myosin heavy chain 95F isoform X2, protein MDETVWARDPIEGFVLGRINEITADGAEVVPLDPKYAKRILPFSDIFRANVEKNKDYDDNCEMMFLNEGSLLNNIRTRYYKNKIYSYVAHILIAVNPYKEIPELYSSHTIKTYKGKSLGELQPHVFAIADKAFRDMRVFKQSQSIIVSGESGAGKTESTKHLLKYLCEGGSAGPIEHKILDANPILEAFGNAKTTRNNNSSRFGKFIEVHFDNKFQVAGGYISHYLLEKSRICSPLGEERSYHIFYMLMAGGPESLRQKLGLGKPDEFNYLKHGCTRYFAKPSTEKGFSPEQKSAAQIKQGALRDILIDDVDDFKNLDLALSRLGMSESERFQVYSTVAAVLHLGNIEFEENPEDTRGGCRVAKGGEKPLMTASKLLEIDPEELRQALVSRVMQSARGGLKGTVIMVPLKLYEANNARDALAKAVYSNLFDYIVSRINQSIPFQTSSYYIGVLDIAGFEFFTVNSFEQFCINYCNEKLQQFFNERILKFEQELYKRESLSVPEISFTDNQDCIDVIEGKSQGILTLLDEESKLPKPSYAHFTEVVHKTWGKNYRLGLPRSSKLKAHRSIRDDEGFLIRHFAGAVCYQTKQFIDKNNDALHASLEGIIQESKNKLIQTLFSTSMAQKGKLTFVSVGSKFKTQLQELMEKLKNNGTNFIRCIKPNNKMVDHQFDGSLSLMQLTCSGMASVLELMEHGFPSRTPFSDLHNMYRMYLPKELRALSSKMFCESMLHSLKLQDKDFKFGITRVFFRPGKFAEFDKIMRSDPENLKSIVSNVKKWLVKSRWLKAQFCALIVIKMKNKIIYRRQALIIIQKHLRGYLVKKKYGPRIKTVKNIRLLNGKLKQLESVAQQLKKDREVSINGINQLKSELNASVEKIKKDDKMDAKATENIYTALVGKINQQLAALEKKVQEQKNREEQERLKKIQEEMERERRKKEEEERKLKEEEDNRKKKAEMEAKRKLEEETRLKAEEADRKLALELQKQQVQMEQEERKYQEQLEQERQDRELALRLAQESNGQIEESPPLIRNGYNGTDPQRASFKLNRSEAVRSQQASLTKGKHDLSKWKYSELRDTINTSCDIDLLEACRHEFHRRLKVYHAWKAKNKKRTVMNENERAPLSVLESAQKTPRLPQKAVLDNNTQRFFRIPFQRSGGDPNMRGWWYAHFDGQYVARQMELHPDKQPILLVAGKDDMQMCELSLEETGLTRKRGAEILENEFNKDWEKNGGKSYVRPADRK, encoded by the exons ATGGATGAGACCGTGTGGGCTCGTGACCCTATCGAAGGGTTTGTCCTTGGTCGAATCAACGAAATCACAGCCGATGGAGCAGAGGTGGTTCCACTGGATCCCAAATATGCCAAAAGAATTCTGCCTTTTAGCGACATTTTTCGAGCTAACgtggaaaaaaacaaagattATGATGATAACT GTGAGATGATGTTTCTCAATGAAGGTTCCTTACTAAACAACATTCGCACTAGGTATTACAAGAATAAAATCTAT tcCTACGTAGCCCACATTTTAATAGCAGTAAACCCCTACAAAGAAATTCCAGAACTATATTCCTCCCATACGATTAAAACCTATAAGGGAAAATCATTAGGAGAACTGCAGCCGCATGTTTTTGCCATTGCTGATAAGGCTTTCAGAGACATGAGAGTTTTCAAACAATCTCAATCCATTATTGTTTCTGGAGAATCAGGAGCTG GAAAGACCGAATCCACTAAACATTTGCTAAAGTATTTGTGTGAGGGCGGAAGCGCTGGTCCCATAGAACACAAAATCCTGGATGCCAATCCTATCTTGGAAGCTTTTGGTAATGCCAAAACTACCAGGAATAACAACAG TTCGAGATTTGGTAAATTTATTGAGGTACATTTCGACAACAAATTTCAAGTGGCTGGGGGCTACATTTCGCATTACTTGTTGGAGAAAAGCAGAATTTGCTCTCCACTAGGCGAGGAGCGAAGCTACCACATATTTTACATGTTGATGGCTGGAGGTCCTGAAAGTTTAAGGCAGAAATTGGGACTAGGAAAACCCGATGAATTCAAC TATCTAAAACATGGTTGCACGAGGTATTTCGCCAAACCTTCCACCGAGAAAGGTTTCTCTCCCGAACAAAAGAGCGCTGCGCAGATCAAGCAGGGTGCACTAAGGGATATTCTTATCGACGACGTAGAcgactttaaaaatttggatttgGCCCTTTCTCGATTGGGCATGTCTGAGAGCGAGAGGTTCCAGGTGTATTCAACAGTGGCCGCAGTATTACATTTGGGAAATATTG agTTCGAAGAAAACCCTGAAGATACGAGAGGAGGTTGCCGAGTTGCTAAAGGAGGAGAGAAACCTTTGATGACTGCCTCAAAACTACTGGAAATTGATCCTGAGGAACTAAGGCAGGCCTTGGTTTCAAGGGTGATGCAAAGCGCTAGAGGTGGCCTTAAAGGCACCGTTATCAT GGTACCTTTGAAATTATACGAAGCAAACAACGCAAGAGATGCCCTGGCAAAGGCAGTTTACAGCAACCTTTTCGATTATATTGTCAGCAGGATCAATCAAAGCATTCCATTCCAAACTTCCAGCTATTACATCGGAGTGTTGGATATCGCAGGATTTG AATTCTTCACGGTAAATAGTTTCGAGCAATTCTGCATCAACTATTGCAACGAAAAGCTGCAACAATTCTTTAATGAACGCATTCTAAAATTTGAGCAAGAGCTATACAAACGTGAAAGTTTGAGCGTGCCAGAGATCTCTTTTACTGACAATCAGGATTGTATCGATGTTATTGAGGGTAAAAGTCAGGGGATTTTAACTTTACTGGATGAGGAATCAAAATTGCCCAAACCTTCTTATGCGCATTTTACCGAGGTGGTGCATAAAACATGGGGCAAGAATTACAG ATTGGGGCTGCCGCGCTCTTCCAAACTTAAAGCCCATAGGAGTATTCGAGACGATGAAGGCTTTCTTATTAGGCATTTTGCTGGCGCCGTTTGTTATCAAACT AAACAATTCATCGACAAAAATAACGATGCTCTGCACGCCTCTCTTGAGGGCATTATTCAAGAGAGTAAAAACAAACTTATCCAAACCCTCTTCTCTACTTCCATGGCTCAAAAAGGCAAATTAACTTTTGTTAGTGTTggaagtaaatttaaaacacaGTTGCAAGAGTTAATGGAAAAGTTAAAGAATAAT GGCACAAATTTTATACGTTGCATTAAGCCCAACAACAAAATGGTCGACCATCAATTCGATGGCAGTTTAAGCCTTATGCAGTTGACTTGTTCAG gAATGGCGTCCGTTTTGGAGCTCATGGAGCACGGTTTTCCCAGCAGAACACCTTTCTCCGACCTCCATAACATGTATAGAATGTACCTGCCCAAGGAATTAAGGGCTCTCTCCTCTAAAATGTTCTGCGAa tCCATGTTACATAGCCTTAAGCTTCAAGACAAAGACTTCAAGTTCGGCATTACCAGAGTGTTCTTTAGACCTGGTAAATTTGCCGAATTTGACAAAATCATGCGTTCCGACCCAGAGAATTTGAAGTCCATAGTCTCCAACGTCAAAAAATGGCTTGTTAAATCTAGGTGGCTAAAAGCACAGTTCTGTGCCTTGATCGTCATAAAAA tgaAGAACAAGATAATCTATCGACGCCAGGCATTAATTATCATACAGAAACACCTCAGGGGGTATCTGGTGAAGAAGAAGTATGGTCCTAGGATTAAGACTGTTAAAAACATCCGTTTACTGAATGGCAAATTGAAGCAACTGGAGAGCGTGGCGCAGCAGCTGAAAAAGGATAGAGAAGTTTCGATCAACGGAATCAATCAATTGAAGTCCGAACTTAATGCTTCAGTTGAGAAGATTAAG AAAGATGACAAAATGGACGCGAAAGCTACAGAGAACATTTACACCGCTCTGGTGGGGAAGATTAATCAACAGCTGGCTGCTTTAGAGAAGAAGGTTCAAGAACAAAAGAACCGAGAGGAGCAAGAGAG gctgaaaaaaattcaagaggaAATGGAAAGAGAGAGACGTaagaaagaagaagaagagCGTAAACTGAAAGAGGAGGAGGACAACCGAAAGAAGAAGGCTGAAATGGAGGCTAAGAGGAAGCTGGAGGAGGAAACCCGGCTAAAAGCA GAAGAAGCAGATAGGAAGCTCGCTCTTGAGCTCCAAAAACAACAGGTACAAATGGAACAAGAAGAACGCAAATACCAAGAACAACTAGAGCAAGAAAGACAAGACCGGGAACTTGCCCTCAGATTGGCTCAAGAAAGTAATGGCCAGATCGAAGAGAGCCCTCCGTTGATCAGGAa TGGATACAATGGAACAGACCCTCAAAGGGCGTCGTTTAAACTCAACAG ATCTGAGGCAGTTAGATCCCAACAAGCAAGTCTAACCAAGGGCAAACACGACCTTTCCAAGTGGAAGTATTCGGAGTTGCGAGACACTATTAACACTTCTTGTGACATTGACTTGTTGGAAGCTTGCAGGCACGAATTTCATCGCAG GTTGAAGGTGTATCATGCCTGGAAGGCGAAGAATAAGAAGAGGACTGTGATGAATGAAAACGAACGGGCTCCTTTATCGGTCTTAGAGTCTGCCCAGAAAACTCCCAG GTTGCCTCAAAAGGCGGTGCTGGACAACAACACGCAGCGTTTCTTTAGAATTCCCTTCCAAAGATCGGGGGGAGATCCCAACATGAGAGGTTGGTGGTATGCGCACTTCGACGGTCAATACGTCGCTCGCCAGATGGAATTACATCCAGACAAGCAACCCATTTTATTAGTGGCtg GTAAAGACGACATGCAAATGTGCGAGCTTTCTCTAGAAGAAACGGGGTTAACCAGAAAAAGAGGGGCTgaaattctagaaaatgaGTTTAATAAAGATTGGGAGAAAAACGGGGGAAAGTCCTATGTAAGGCCTGCTGATAGGAAGTAG